Proteins encoded in a region of the Cydia splendana chromosome 19, ilCydSple1.2, whole genome shotgun sequence genome:
- the LOC134800012 gene encoding protein unc-45 homolog B — MGVHSEEAETYKNKGNESYKTENYEEAIGYYSKAVDLSEKDSRDHATYLKNRAAAYLKTKEYDKVVKDCDEALRIVPEDPKALFRRAQALESLEKFEEAYRDAKAVFTVEPTNKAIQPVLARLHAIVQERARQAAQTGNKVEQMFKLVFDIAEDKEKREKAMANLVVLAKENSGANIMFNNGVVQKIQQLLKVEKNQDIYTNAIRVISQLCQGNVERTKNIIKIVGIPWILEIIDSNVEERVSAAQYCLQVILNTFTGMDTKKDSKPDTKLCEEYKSEIDTLLSCLTYSITNRVITGEARDAIMELIMRNCHYTAINWAERFVEIKGLERLLEVCSELEEFKYESAMNITNSSRTIAAACLARIYENMYYDQAREKFNSHVDEFVRDKLLAPDLESKVRVTVAITSLLRGPLDVGNYIISKEGIMEMILVMAQTEDPLQQKVSCECLIAAASKKDKARAIIDKGVDILKKLYQSKDDSVRVRALVGLCKIGSFGGDDASIRPFAEGSTKKLAEACRRFLVNPAKDKDMRKWAAEGLSYLTLDADVKEKLVEDKPALQSLIELAKTGDQSCLYGVVTTLVNLCNAYDKQEVLPEMLELAKFAKHHVPEQHELDDQDFVNKRLTILAKAGVTSGLVALAKTESHNSRELISRVFNAICNLQELRGIVVQQGGAKVLIPMALEGTDKGKKQASQALARIGITINPEVAFPGQRNLEVIRPLVALLHPDCSALENFEALMALCNLAGMNETTRNRILKEGGLAKIEHYLYEDHAMLIRAATQCICNLLQSEDVLKSYEGNNDKTKYLYILCQEEDQDTVMAAAGALCILTSVSKVCCRKLLDVGPWLDTLKCLLANPIPEIQYRGTYIVLNIINGDRDIAARIFETEVMEILMALTKIENPEQTRIKEYAQKCLDAAEKLGVIRKPDENFGKQPPVEEIDEEEPEDEQKN, encoded by the coding sequence ATGGGTGTACACAGCGAAGAAGCTGAAACTTACAAGAATAAGGGCAACGAGTCCTACAAAACCGAAAACTACGAAGAAGCTATCGGATACTACAGCAAGGCGGTTGATTTATCCGAGAAAGACAGCCGGGACCACGCGACTTACCTTAAAAATCGTGCGGCCGCTTATCTCAAGACGAAGGAGTATGATAAGGTAGTGAAGGACTGCGATGAGGCTCTACGCATCGTGCCAGAAGATCCGAAGGCTTTGTTTCGACGGGCGCAGGCGCTAGAAAGTTTAGAGAAGTTTGAGGAGGCATACAGAGATGCGAAAGCGGTGTTTACGGTGGAACCGACAAACAAGGCGATTCAGCCCGTCCTGGCGCGGCTGCATGCCATAGTGCAGGAGCGCGCGCGCCAGGCCGCGCAGACCGGCAACAAAGTTGAACAGATGTTCAAACTGGTGTTTGATATAGCAGAAGATAAAGAAAAACGTGAGAAAGCTATGGCTAATTTGGTTGTGTTGGCAAAAGAAAACTCAGGTGCTAACATTATGTTCAACAATGGAGTGGTTCAGAAAATACAACAGCTATTAAAGGTTGAGAAGAACCAAGACATCTATACAAATGCTATCCGTGTTATCAGTCAACTCTGCCAGGGCAATGTTGAGAGAACAAAAAACATTATCAAAATTGTGGGCATTCCATGGATCTTAGAGATAATTGACAGTAATGTGGAGGAGCGGGTGAGTGCAGCACAGTATTGTTTACAAGTGATTCTGAACACATTCACCGGCATGGACACTAAGAAGGACAGCAAGCCAGATACCAAATTGTGTGAAGAATATAAGAGTGAAATTGACACGCTACTCAGCTGCTTGACATACTCCATCACTAACAGAGTCATTACTGGTGAAGCGAGAGATGCCATCATGGAGCTGATTATGAGAAACTGTCACTACACAGCAATTAACTGGGCTGAAAGATTTGTTGAAATTAAAGGCTTGGAGCGACTATTAGAAGTGTGCAGTGAACTCGAAGAGTTCAAATATGAATCAGCCATGAACATCACTAATTCCTCAAGAACCATTGCCGCTGCCTGCTTAGCAAGGATATATGAGAACATGTACTATGACCAAGCAAGAGAAAAGTTCAATAGCCATGTTGATGAGTTTGTCAGGGACAAACTGCTTGCACCTGACCTAGAGTCAAAAGTGAGAGTGACAGTAGCTATCACATCACTGCTCAGAGGGCCTCTTGATGTTGGCAATTACATTATTTCAAAGGAAGGCATCATGGAAATGATTTTGGTCATGGCCCAAACTGAAGACCCTCTCCAGCAAAAAGTGTCATGTGAATGTCTGATTGCTGCTGCTTCCAAGAAAGATAAAGCTAGAGCCATCATTGACAAAGGAGTAGACATACTTAAGAAACTATACCAGAGCAAGGATGATTCTGTGCGCGTCAGAGCCTTGGTGGGACTCTGCAAAATTGGCAGTTTTGGTGGAGATGATGCGTCTATCCGGCCATTTGCTGAAGGTTCAACTAAGAAGTTAGCAGAGGCTTGCAGAAGATTCCTAGTCAATCCTGCAAAAGACAAGGACATGAGGAAATGGGCTGCAGAAGGCCTGTCTTATCTTACTCTTGATGCAGATGTGAAGGAAAAGTTAGTGGAAGACAAACCTGCCCTACAATCTCTGATTGAATTGGCCAAAACTGGAGACCAGTCATGCCTGTATGGTGTAGTCACTACCCTAGTCAACTTATGTAATGCTTATGACAAACAGGAGGTCCTCCCTGAAATGTTAGAGTTAGCAAAGTTTGCCAAACATCATGTACCAGAGCAACATGAATTAGATGACCAAGACTTTGTAAACAAAAGATTAACAATCTTAGCCAAAGCTGGGGTGACATCTGGCTTAGTAGCTCTTGCCAAAACAGAAAGTCATAACTCTAGAGAACTGATATCAAGAGTATTTAATGCTATCTGCAACCTGCAAGAATTGAGAGGCATTGTAGTCCAGCAGGGAGGAGCTAAAGTGTTGATACCAATGGCTTTGGAAGGCACTGACAAAGGGAAGAAACAGGCTTCTCAGGCTTTAGCAAGAATTGGGATCACCATCAATCCAGAAGTAGCTTTCCCTGGACAGAGGAATCTGGAAGTTATCAGACCCTTGGTAGCTCTACTTCATCCAGATTGCAGTGCTTTAGAGAACTTTGAGGCTCTGATGGCCCTTTGCAACTTGGCAGGAATGAATGAAACCACCAGGAACAGGATATTGAAGGAGGGAGGCCTGGCTAAAATTGAACACTATTTGTATGAAGATCACGCAATGCTAATAAGGGCAGCCACACAGTGCATCTGTAATTTACTCCAGTCTGAAGATGTCCTCAAATCCTATGAAGGAAATAATGATAAAACGAAATATCTCTACATCTTGTGTCAAGAGGAAGATCAAGACACAGTTATGGCTGCCGCTGGAGCATTGTGTATTCTTACTTCAGTGAGCAAGGTCTGCTGTAGGAAGCTTTTGGATGTAGGACCCTGGTTGGACACACTAAAGTGCTTACTGGCCAATCCTATCCCTGAGATTCAGTACAGAGGCACCTACATAGTTCTGAATATTATAAATGGGGACCGTGACATTGCTGCTAGGATTTTTGAAACGGAAGTAATGGAAATCTTGATGGCCTTGACTAAAATAGAGAATCCAGAACAAACTAGGATTAAGGAGTATGCTCAGAAGTGCTTGGATGCTGCAGAAAAGCTGGGTGTTATAAGGAAGCCTGACGAAAACTTTGGAAAACAGCCGCCTGTAGAGGAAATAGATGAGGAGGAGCCTGAGGatgaacaaaaaaattaa
- the LOC134800013 gene encoding T-complex protein 1 subunit zeta, translating to MAAISLLNPKAEFARAAQALAVNISAAKGIQDVMKTNLGPKGTMKMLVSGAGDIKITKDGNVLLHEMQIQHPTASLIARASTAQDDATGDGTTSTVLLIGELLKQADIYISEGLHPRILTEGFDVARNKALEILETMKVPIEIKRENLLDVVRTSLKTKVHASLAEVLTDACVDAVLAIRTPGKPVDLHMVELMEMQHKTATETTLVRGLVLDHGARHPDMPKRVENAYILTCNVSLEYEKTEVNSGFFYKSAEDREKLVAAERDFIDQRVQKIIALKKKVCDGTDKTFVVINQKGVDPLSLDAFAKEGIVALRRAKRRNMERLALACGGQAMNSVDDLQEEHLGYAGLVYEHILGENKFTFVEECKNPQSVTILIKGPNKHTLSQIKDAIRDGLRAINNTIEDKAVIPGAAAFEIKANVELQKFKDTVKGKARLGIQAYAEALLIIPKTLAINSGYDAQDTIVKLQEESRLSPDPIGLDLSTGEAIKPMDLGIVDNYIVKKQILNSCSVIASNLLLVDEIMRAGMSSLKG from the exons ATGGCTGCTATCAGTTTGTTAAATCCTAAAGCTGAATTTGCAAGGGCGGCCCAGGCTTTAGCCGTAAACATATCAGCCGCAAAAGGTATCCAAGATGTCATGAAAACTAACCTAGGCCCTAAGGGAACAATGAAAAT GTTGGTGTCAGGTGCCGGAGACATCAAGATCACAAAGGACGGTAATGTGCTGCTCCACGAGATGCAGATCCAGCACCCGACAGCGTCGCTGATTGCGCGCGCCTCGACCGCACAGGATGATGCCACGGGTGACGGCACCACATCTACAGTGCTGCTCATCGGGGAACTGTTGAAGCAAGCTGATATTTATATTAGCGAAg GTCTCCACCCTAGGATTCTAACAGAAGGTTTTGATGTTGCTCGTAATAAGGCTCTGGAAATTTTAGAAACCATGAAAGTCCCCATTGAGATCAAGCGTGAAAACTTGCTGGATGTTGTCCGCACATCGTTGAAGACTAAG GTACACGCCAGTCTCGCTGAGGTGTTGACGGACGCGTGCGTGGACGCGGTGCTGGCCATCCGCACGCCTGGCAAGCCCGTCGACCTGCACATGGTGGAGCTCATGGAGATGCAGCACAAGACCGCCACTGAAACCACGCTCGTCAGAG GTCTCGTGTTAGACCACGGCGCGCGCCACCCGGACATGCCCAAGCGCGTGGAGAATGCCTACATCCTCACCTGCAACGTGTCGCTGGAGTACGAGAAGACGGAGGTCAACTCCGGCTTCTTCTACAAGTCGGCCGAGGACCGCGAGAAGCTGGTCGCCGCCGAGAGGGACTTCATCGACCAGAGGGTCCAGAAG ATTATCGCCCTAAAGAAGAAAGTTTGCGACGGCACGGACAAGACGTTCGTCGTCATCAACCAGAAGGGCGTGGACCCGCTGTCGCTCGACGCCTTCGCCAAGGAGGGCATCGTGGCGCTCCGCCGCGCCAAGCGCCGCAACATGGAGCGCCTCGCGCTCGCCTGCGGCGGACAAGCCATGAACTCCGTCGACGACCTGCAGGAGGAACACCTCGGGTACGCCGGACTCGTCTACGAGCATATCCTCGGAGAAAACAAGTTCACTTTCGTCGAGGAGTGCAAGAACCCGCAATCCGTCACTATTCTCATCAAGGGACCGAATAAGCACACGCTGTCTCAAATCAAGGATGCTATCCGCGATGGTCTTCGTGCTATCAACAACACTATTGAAGACAAGGCGGTGATCCCCGGCGCTGCCGCCTTTGAAATTAAAGCTAATGTTGAACTGCAGAAGTTTAAAGACACTGTTAAAGGCAAGGCTCGTCTCGGCATCCAGGCTTACGCGGAGGCCTTACTCATCATTCCCAAAACTCTAGCGATCAACTCTGGATACGACGCGCAAGATACCATCGTGAAACTGCAAGAGGAGTCGCGCTTGAGCCCCGACCCGATTGGCTTAGACCTAAGCACCGGAGAAGCCATCAAGCCTATGGACCTTGGCATTGTGGACAACTACATTGTCAAGAAGCAAATCCTGAACTCCTGCTCCGTGATCGCCAGCAACCTCCTCCTCGTCGACGAGATCATGAGAGCTGGCATGAGCAGCCTCAAGGGATAA